Genomic segment of Desulfovibrio sp. Huiquan2017:
CGCCTGCCCTGGAGGGCTACCGGGAGACGCTCGGTGAAAAGCTTCGTCTGCATTTCCATCTACCCAACGGGCGCAGCCTGGCGCGCATGTGGCGCGACAAGCAGGCCAAGCGCAACGGCAAATGGATGGACGTGTCCGACGACATCTCCAGCTTCCGCAAGACCGTCCTGGACGTGAACCGTGACGGCAAGCCCCGCCGGGGCATCGAGCCCGGACGCGGCGGCTTCGCCATTCGGGGAGTGGTGGCCGTCAAGGACGCGACGGGACGTCAGCTCGGCTCGGTGGAAGTGCTCAAGAGCTATGACGACGTTTTCAAGCTCTTCAAGGACGAGACGGGTAGCTTTTACACCCTGTTCATGAACGCCGATCTGCTTCCGACCACCACCAACCTCCAGGACTCCAAGAAGTACCCTCTGGTCGGCAAAGCGTTCGTCCGCGTGGCGGGCAAGGAAAATGCCGAACTGGCGGGCCGGATCACGGCCGATCGGCTGAGCAAGGCCGTGGACGGCCAATATGTGACCATCGAAGGGGATTACGCCGTGGCCTATCTGCCGGTCAAGGATTACCAGGGCAAGCCCATCGGCGTGATCACCCTGGCCCGCGATATCGCCGTGCAGAATGCGATCATCGATGGCGCGGTGGCCCTGGTCCTCATCCTTTTCGTCCTGGCCGTGCTCGTGCCGCTGCTATCCCTGTTCGGGGTCATGCGCTACGCCGTGTTCCGGCCCCTGGAGCGCATCCGCGACCTGGCCGAACAGGTCGCGCGTGGCAACCTGACCCAAAACGAGCCCGCGACCAGCCGTGACGAGATCGGCGCCATCCATCGCTCGGTCAGCCGCATTCCGGTCCATCTCTCCGCGCTCATCGACGATTGCGAGACCACTGCCCGCGAAGTCGCCCGGGGTGCGGTCCGGGCGCGCGGCGACGCCGCCAAGTACGAAGGGGCGTATGCGCAGCTCATCCAGAGCATGAACCGGGTGGCCGACACCTACACCGCCACCTTCGATTCCTTCCCGTTCCCGCTCTTCACCGTGGATCGGGGACACAGACTGCTCTTCGTCAACGAGCATGCCCGCAAGGCCGCCGACCGCAGCGAAGCCGAGTTGTTGGGTTCGAGGTGTAGCACCATGTTCAACACCAACATCTGCACGACCGAGAACTGCGTCTGCACCCGGGCCATGCAGGCCATGGAACGAGCCATGGGGTCGGCCCAGGGGACACTCGGTGAGTCCGGAGTGGACATACAGGGCTACGCCTGCCCGTTGTTCGACGAGCATCACCAGGTAGTGGGTGCCCTTGAAGTCATCGTGGACCAGACCGACATCCTGGGCTCGCAGCGCAAGATGCAGCTCGTGGCCGACAGGGCGGGTGAATTGTCCGAACGCATGACCTCCGCTTCCCGGCAACTCGCCGAGCGCGTGGAGGAATCCCGCACCGGGGCCGAGGAACAGAGTACCCGCGCCACGGAGACGGCTACGGCCATGGAGGAGATGAACGCCACCGTGCTCGAAGTGGCCCGCAATGCCAACGAGGCAGCCTTGAACGCGGAGCAGGCCGAGAGCCAGGCCCAGGGCGGGCACGAAGTGGTGGGCAAGGTGGTCGCCTCGGTCAACGAGGTCCGGGAGCTTGCGTCCCTGCTCCGGGACAACATGGGCGAGTTGGGAGCCCAGGCCGACGACATCGGCCGGGTCATGACCGTCATCAACGACATCGCCGACCAGACCAACTTGTTGGCGCTCAACGCGGCCATCGAGGCCGCCCGGGCGGGCGATGCCGGGCGCGGCTTCGCCGTGGTCGCCGACGAGGTCCGCAAGTTGGCCGAAAAAACCATGGTCGCCACCACCGAGGTGGGCAGCGCCATCGGGGCCATCCAGACCATGGCCCAGCGCAACGTCAGCGAGACCGACAAGGTCGCCCTCGTGGTTGAGACCTGCACTTCCCTGGCCGAGGACGCGGGCAAATCCCTGGCGGGAATCGTGGACTTCTCGCGAGACTCCGTGCGCCAGATCCAGGGCATCGCCGCTGCGGCCGAAGAACAGTCCGCCACCTCGGAGCAGATTACCCAGGCCACCGAGGACATGCACCGTATCTCCCAGAACACCAGCCGGGCCATGACCCAATCCGCCCAGGCCTGCCAGGAGTTGAGCACCATCGCCCACGACCTCGACAGCCTCATCAACGAACTCGCCTCCGCCTAGCCGAGGCCGGGGGGAGAGGGAAGGGGAAGCCCGTTATGGGGAACGTCCCTTTCCCTCTTCCCGGCCTCGGTTTCATACTTGATTTTCTTCAAGCCGGTTCAAGGGGCGCTGGTCCGCGTGACGGGTCTTGCGCGTGTACTCTCCAAGCTTCCTGTGGTATGAGCTGGCATATCGGAATCTTGCGAGGTCGGCACCATGGCATTGCGCGTTATAGAAGTCGTCACGCCCCGTTCGGATAAGGACGAGGTCAAGAAGTCTCTGGAAGAGCATCAGCCCGATGCGGGATACGTGTTCTGGGCTTCACCGCTGGATGACGAGGAATTCTTGTCCTTCCGCGTGATTCTGGATGTGGCCGAGACCGGCAACGTCCTGGACGAGTTGGAGGAACTCTTCGCCTGGACGGACAAGTACCGCATCGTGGTTTATCCTGCCGAGGCCACGCTGCCACGGTTGGACAAACTGACCCAGGAAGAGACGCGGGAGCACACCGCTTTTTCCGGGGAAGGTACGGATGGCGGCGGCTCCATCAGCCGCGAGGAACTTTACAACGACGTCCTGGACACGAGCCTGCTCTCCAAGCATTACGTCATGCTCGTGCTTTTTTCTTCTCTCGTGGGCATCATCGGACTGCTGCGCGGCAACGTGGCCATCATCATAGGGGCCATGGTCCTGGCTCCGCTGCTCGGGCCCAACGTGGGGCTGAGCCTGGCCACCACCCTGGGCGACGCCCGCCTCAGCCGCGAGGCCCTCAAGACCCTGGCCGTGGGCGTGGGGCTATGCTTCGCCCTGTCCGTCGGGGCCGGGCTGTTGCTGGGCGTGCCTGAGATGAACCGCGAGCTGGCCGCCCGCAGCGTGACCGCCTACTCCGACATCGTTCTGGCCATGGTCTCTGGTGCGGCGGGAATCATCACCGTCACCCTGGGCGTCCCCACTTCCCTGGTCGGGGTCATGGTCGCCCTGTCCCTGCTCCCCCCGCTCATCGCCTGCGGCCTGTTTCTGGGCGCGGAGCGTTTTTCTGAAGCGGGCGGTGCGAGTCTGCTTTTCGCCGTCAATATCATCTGCCTCAATCTGGCCGGAGTCGGCACCTTTCTGGTCCAGGGCATCCGCCCCTTGTCCTGGTGGGACAAGGAGAGGGCCAGGAAGGCCACCCTGCGCGCGGCCCTGGTCTGGACCCTGCTCCTGGCCGTGCTCGTCGGCCTGATGTTCCTCAGGGCGCATTAGGCCCCGAATGCCTTCAGGCGCTTTTCGGCTGGCGCCGATCAATTCTTCCGCATTTTGACATGGGCCGGCGGGCGGCCTATCGTCCCTCGCGCAAGTTGCATCCCGCAACCCAGCGATAACGCGGCTGAGAACCCCTCGGCCGTCTGAAGTGGAGGAAAACGGCATGAGTCTCCCGCTGTTCCCCCGGTCCGGGGACGCCCAAACGTGTCATCTCGCGGAGGCGATCACCAAGCCGAATATCGAGGTGGGGGAATACACCTATTATCACGACTTTGACGATCCTTCGCGGTTCCAGGACAGGAACGTGCTCTATCACTACCCCGTGAACGGGGATAAGCTGATCATCGGGAAGTTCTGCTCCATAGCCCACGGCGCCAAATTCCTGTTCAACGGCGGCAACCACAAGCAGGCCGCGTGCGTCAACTATCCCTTCGCCATCTTCGGTGAGTTGTGGGAGCACGCATTGCCCGTTACCGACAGTTGGGACAACAAGGGCGACATTGTTGTCGGAAACGATGTCTGGATAGGATTCGAAGCGCTGATCATGGCGGGGGTCACCATCGGCGACGGTGCGCGGATTGGCTCCCGGGCCATCGTGACGCGCGACGTGCCGCCCTATGCGGTAGTGGTCGGCGCGCCCGCAAGGCAGGTCAGGAAGCGGTTTCCGGATGAGGACATCGCGTTGCTGGAGAAGATTCGTTGGTGGGATTGGCCCACAGAACGCATACGGCGCGATATGGACCTGCTGATGGGCGATGTGACGGCATTGCGGCGGGCGCTTGGCGAGTACGAGTAGCGCCTTCACGATCCACCGGATGCGCCGCGGCGTGTCCCTTGCCCCGGGTGCGGGGACTCTTCGAGAGGAACCGGCGGGCACGGGTTGAATTCTCCGGTGCGGTCACGGGCCTGGACATGTCCGTTATCGCCTTCCTGTCCGGGATAGGGAAGGCGGCTGGATCTGTTGCGCAGGTGAGCGACCATTTTCGACCAAAGGCAAGGCGGCCAAAGTAGAGTTTTACGGTTCGAAACGAC
This window contains:
- a CDS encoding methyl-accepting chemotaxis protein, which translates into the protein MSIKYKILLPTLPLILLIGCVGFFLLTDRFDEVRTSFAGMLVSNAAKTLEQNTEEAAVRAEEEAALFSRLPVVVRAFSLAHQGNMADESDPVVQNAREALRTELAPALEGYRETLGEKLRLHFHLPNGRSLARMWRDKQAKRNGKWMDVSDDISSFRKTVLDVNRDGKPRRGIEPGRGGFAIRGVVAVKDATGRQLGSVEVLKSYDDVFKLFKDETGSFYTLFMNADLLPTTTNLQDSKKYPLVGKAFVRVAGKENAELAGRITADRLSKAVDGQYVTIEGDYAVAYLPVKDYQGKPIGVITLARDIAVQNAIIDGAVALVLILFVLAVLVPLLSLFGVMRYAVFRPLERIRDLAEQVARGNLTQNEPATSRDEIGAIHRSVSRIPVHLSALIDDCETTAREVARGAVRARGDAAKYEGAYAQLIQSMNRVADTYTATFDSFPFPLFTVDRGHRLLFVNEHARKAADRSEAELLGSRCSTMFNTNICTTENCVCTRAMQAMERAMGSAQGTLGESGVDIQGYACPLFDEHHQVVGALEVIVDQTDILGSQRKMQLVADRAGELSERMTSASRQLAERVEESRTGAEEQSTRATETATAMEEMNATVLEVARNANEAALNAEQAESQAQGGHEVVGKVVASVNEVRELASLLRDNMGELGAQADDIGRVMTVINDIADQTNLLALNAAIEAARAGDAGRGFAVVADEVRKLAEKTMVATTEVGSAIGAIQTMAQRNVSETDKVALVVETCTSLAEDAGKSLAGIVDFSRDSVRQIQGIAAAAEEQSATSEQITQATEDMHRISQNTSRAMTQSAQACQELSTIAHDLDSLINELASA
- a CDS encoding TIGR00341 family protein, which gives rise to MALRVIEVVTPRSDKDEVKKSLEEHQPDAGYVFWASPLDDEEFLSFRVILDVAETGNVLDELEELFAWTDKYRIVVYPAEATLPRLDKLTQEETREHTAFSGEGTDGGGSISREELYNDVLDTSLLSKHYVMLVLFSSLVGIIGLLRGNVAIIIGAMVLAPLLGPNVGLSLATTLGDARLSREALKTLAVGVGLCFALSVGAGLLLGVPEMNRELAARSVTAYSDIVLAMVSGAAGIITVTLGVPTSLVGVMVALSLLPPLIACGLFLGAERFSEAGGASLLFAVNIICLNLAGVGTFLVQGIRPLSWWDKERARKATLRAALVWTLLLAVLVGLMFLRAH
- a CDS encoding CatB-related O-acetyltransferase, with the translated sequence MSLPLFPRSGDAQTCHLAEAITKPNIEVGEYTYYHDFDDPSRFQDRNVLYHYPVNGDKLIIGKFCSIAHGAKFLFNGGNHKQAACVNYPFAIFGELWEHALPVTDSWDNKGDIVVGNDVWIGFEALIMAGVTIGDGARIGSRAIVTRDVPPYAVVVGAPARQVRKRFPDEDIALLEKIRWWDWPTERIRRDMDLLMGDVTALRRALGEYE